Genomic segment of Tomitella fengzijianii:
GCTCGGCCAGCTCGGAGATGTGCACCAGGCCCTCGATGCCCTCCTCGACGCGGACGAACGCGCCGAACGGCACCAGCTTGGTGACCTTGCCCGGCACGATCTGGCCGATGGCGTGCGTGCGGGCGAACTGGCGCCACGGGTCTTCCTGGGTGGCCTTGAGCGACAGGGACACGCGCTCGCGGTCCATGTCGACGTCGAGCACCTCGACGGTGACCTCGTCGCCCACGGTGACGACCTCGGACGGGTGGTCGATGTGCTTCCAGGACAGCTCGGACACGTGCACCAGGCCGTCGACGCCGCCGAGGTCGACGAACGCGCCGAAGTTGACGATCGAGGACACGGTGCCCTTGCGGACCTGTCCCTTCTGCAACTGGTGCAGGAACTCGCTGCGGACCTCCGACTGGGTCTGCTCCAGCCAGGCGCGACGCGAAAGGACCACGTTGTTGCGGTTCTTGTCCAGCTCGATGATCTTGGCCTCGATCTCCTTGCCGACGTACGGCTGCAGATCGCGGACGCGGCGCATCTCCACCAGCGATGCCGGCAGGAAGCCGCGCAGGCCGATGTCGAGGATGAGGCCGCCCTTGACGACCTCGATGACGGTGCCGGTGACGGCCTCGTCCTTCTCCTTGAGCTCCTCGATGGTGCCCCAGGCGCGCTCGTACTGGGCGCGCTTCTTCGACAGGATCAGCCGGCCGTCCTTGTCCTCCTTGGTGAGGACGAGGGCTTCGACCTCGTCGCCGACGGCGACGACCTCGTTGGGATCGACGTCGTGCTTGATCGACAGCTCACGCGAGGGGATCACGCCCTCGGTCTTGTAGCCGATGTCGAGCAGCACCTCGTCGCGATCGACCTTGACGATCGTGCCCTCGACGATGTCGCCATCGTCGAAGTACTTGATCGTCTTGTCGACTGCGGCGAGGAAATCCTCGGCGGTGCCGATGTCGTTGACGGCGACCTGCGGCGAGGTGGAAGTAGAGGTGGGCATTGGGTGAGTAGCTCCGAAGGGGATTGTGGTTGTGTTGGCCGGCCCGCCCTGCAGTGCGGCCCGACGCATCTGTCGGTCAACTGGCATCCCGGCCGCTGCCGGGACGGCCGCCGGGACGATGGCCACAGTAGCCGCAGCCATCGCTGCGCCACTTGCTGCGGTCATCACTTGTGGCCATCGATGCGCCCAACGTTGTGTCGAACGTTGTGTCGAACGTTGTGTCGAACGTTGTGT
This window contains:
- the rpsA gene encoding 30S ribosomal protein S1, whose translation is MPTSTSTSPQVAVNDIGTAEDFLAAVDKTIKYFDDGDIVEGTIVKVDRDEVLLDIGYKTEGVIPSRELSIKHDVDPNEVVAVGDEVEALVLTKEDKDGRLILSKKRAQYERAWGTIEELKEKDEAVTGTVIEVVKGGLILDIGLRGFLPASLVEMRRVRDLQPYVGKEIEAKIIELDKNRNNVVLSRRAWLEQTQSEVRSEFLHQLQKGQVRKGTVSSIVNFGAFVDLGGVDGLVHVSELSWKHIDHPSEVVTVGDEVTVEVLDVDMDRERVSLSLKATQEDPWRQFARTHAIGQIVPGKVTKLVPFGAFVRVEEGIEGLVHISELAERHVEVPDQVVSVGDDAMVKVIDIDLDRRRISLSLKQANEDYTEEFDPSRYGMADSYDEQGNYIFPEGFDSETNEWLEGFDEQRQAWEARYQEAERRHRLHTAQIEKMAAAAAEEAAGGSYSSGGEDEGAPAAASQSSSGSPAPAASGGSLASDEQLAALREKLAGN